Part of the Melitaea cinxia chromosome 14, ilMelCinx1.1, whole genome shotgun sequence genome is shown below.
TGGAAAGTGCTGAAAAGGTAATTCCTTTAAAAGGCTCTGGCATTTTTAAAAGGACATCCCCTCCTTGGTGGGATGCTGATTGCTCAAATGCATGTAAGCGTCGCAAAGATGCAGAGCGACAATACTCTCTTTCTATAAgtctagataattatttaaattataaaagagtGGCAGCTGAAGTGAATACTGCTCTCTGAAAAGAAAAAGAGTGGCTGGTACCACTTTTGCGAAAGTTTATCCCCTGCCTCTCACCCTTCTATTGTTTGGAAAAACATTAGGAGATATAGAGGAACACTTTCTGCTAGTGATAACCATCAGTCCAATGACACATCTACTTGGATCAATGCCTTCTCGCAAAAGTTGGAACCTCTATCGGCAACTTCATTGGAAGAGTGTATAACATACATAACCTCAAATCATATCCCATCAAATCATTTCGATGTCCCCTATTCTATGGAGGAATTTCAACTGGTTTTGCAGTCCATAACAGACTCCTCTCCTGGTAAGGATGGTATTCCTTATTCTTTTGTTGTTAAGAGTGGTCCAGCTACTCAAAAATTTTgcctagatattttaaattatatatatcaatcGAAAGTTCCTCCAAATGAATGGCTAAGCCAAATAGTTTTGACTATCTTGAAACCGGGAAAACTTAGTACAGACCCATATGGCTATAGACCAATAGCATTATCATCCACTATCGCTAAGATCCTTGAACACCTTATTAAAAACCGATTGGAATGGATTATGGAAAGTGGAGGAGTCCTTTCCAAAACTCAATTTGGTTTTCGAAAAGGCTTTAGTACTATGGACAGCCTTGGGATCTTCATGACAGACTTACGCATTGCATTCTctaaaaaagaaacagttgtgGGAGTATTTCTTGATGTGGTATCTGCATATGATAATGATCTTCTTCCGGTGCTCAGGTAGAAAATGCTAAATCTAAATATCCCTGTGAGGATGACAAATTTTATCTACAACTATTTTTCTTCCCGCTCTATTATGAAATCTACAAGACATTCTTCTTTCCCTCCAAGAATGGTGTGGAAAGGACTCCCTCAAGGCTCTGTTTTGAGTCCTCTCCTTTATCCTTTTTCGTTTTTGCAATGTCCTTCAATATGCAGATGACCTATCACTATATATTTCCTCCAAAGACATAAATGAATGCACTACTCGACTTAACTCTGCCATTGCCTATTTGAATGATTGGTTAGGTAATCATGGGTTGTCTATATCTATTGACAAAAGTACTGTAGTGGTTTTCTCTCGTTCCACTTGTTTCTGACATTAATATAACTAGTAACCAACAAATTTTCCCGGTTAAAGATAGTGTAAGATTCTTGGGTGTTTATCTGGACTCAAAGATGACCGGTATACATCACATTAATCACATAAACCAGAAATGTCAAAAGAACATTAATATGTTACGGTCCCTTTTAGGAGTATGGTGGGGCTCACATCCTTATTCGCAGAAGCTACTTTATAATTCCCTTGTCCGTAGTCATTTAGACTATGGATCTTTTCTCTTAGAACCCTGTCATTAGACAAGATCCAGTCCAAATCACTAAGAATCATTATAGGCGCCATGCGATCCTCCCCAGTTAATGCTCTCCAAGTCGAATGTGTTGACCCTCCTCTTCATCTTCGAAGACAATACCTATCTGATAGATTCCTTTTTAAAGTCTTTCAATCCCACTATCACCCACTTATTAGTAAACTCCATACTCTTTTCCAACTCTTCTCTTCCTCTAATTATTGGTTGTACAAAGATCCCCCATGCCTCTTAATTAGTTACCAAAAACTGACTAGTCTCCCTTGCCCTATCTATCAATGCCGACTTAATCCCCTTTTTGATACTCCTTTTGAATCCCTTATATTCCCACCTCACATTATCCTTAACTTTTCTATTGAAAAAGGCTCACCTATTGCTAACAttcaatttaatcaaataataaacgaACAGTTTAAGGACTGGATACTTATTTTTACAGATGCATCAAAATTTTATGTTCATAGCTGTGTTTGTGTGTCCGTCTTGATCCCTAAagtaaatgtgattttaaactttaaattaccTGCCATGTCTTCAGTTTTTACAGGGGAATCAATAGCTATTTTAGAAGCACTTTCTTTTATAGAATCACATCATTTAGATAAGTCCATTATACTGTCAGACTCGAGAAGTGTTCTTAAAGCTATTGTGTCAAACCCATTTCGgtcaaaaaacaaattttcttaCATCCTGAAAATAAGacagttactttttaaatgccACTCACAGAACATTCGGGTTGTGCTTGCATGGATTCCTGGACATAGTGGGATTTTAGGTACTGAAAGTGCAGATGCTTTTGCTAAAGAAGCCACAATATCTGGTATCCTTAGTCAATTTAGAGTACATTGCCAGGATCTCATCCCATTTGCAAAGTCTCACATGATGACTAAATGGAATAACCTTTGGTCTCAGTCAAGCAGATCCTGTGGCAGGTATTATGCTGAAATTCAAGCCTCCATCCCTCCAAGACCTTGGTTTTTCCAATACCGTCAAGCTTGCAAATTTGTCTGTTCAACAATACACTACCGTCCAAAAGTTTGGAAGCAAcaagataaaatcaaataaaataaaagtaagccatcttaaattttttttattgatacagaattaaaaaaatagacaaaacacACTTCTAcaacaatgaaattaaataagtaatataaaaattaaattaaattttagcttCATCGAAGTGTCCACCCCTCTCTTTAATTACCTTCTCGCATATTCTAGGCATCCtactaattaatttcataaaatactgtTCATCTAACTTCTTCCATTCGCTCTGTAATAGTTGCCACAAATGTTCTGAGCTCGTAGGAGATTGATTTTTCACCCTTCTATCTAGTTCATCCCAAACAAGTTCAATGGGAGAAAGGTCAGGTGATTGAGACGGCCACTGCATGATTTTCACATCTTTTTTCTTCCTTAAAAAGTTCTGGCACAGTTTGGACGAATGTTTCGGGTCGTTATCTTGCTGAAAAACGAACCCAGGACCAATAAGATTCAGTCCACCGGGTATGGCGAAATCCTTAAGAATTTTCAAATAGCGTTCCTTGTTTAGTTTTTCGGTTATCCTCACAAGACTTCCGGGTTTATTGTTGCCGAAACACCCCCAAACCATGACATTACCACCACCATGTTTGATAGTAGGCACTGTACAAGCTTCTGAAGCTCTCTCTCCTTTAGATCGGCGCACAAAAACACGTCTATTGGACCCGAAAATCTGAAACTTCGATTCGTCACTCCAAAGAACTTTTTTCCATTGGTTTATTGTCCAGTTTTTATGTTCCTTTGCCCATTCTAGTCTGTTTTTCTTATGCCGAATTGTTAGTTTTGGTTTTTTAACTGCAACACAACCTCTTAGCCCCGCAGACAGTAGTCGTCTTTTAACTGTTGTTATTGACACGGGTGTTCCTCGCGTTTCATTCAGAGATGCGGTAATTTGTGGTGCAGTTAAGCGACGATTCCGTTTAGAAAGAACTCTGATGAAGTTATCCTCTTGACTTGTAGTGGATTTGGGCCTACCAGAcctttttctatcttcatttttgccagtttctttttttctagCGAGGGTGTAGTGGACACCTTTACAAGAAATTCCGAGTTTTTTTGCGATTTGGCGTTCACTGTAGCCTTCCTCACGCAGAGTACAAATAGCGCTTCGCTGTTCAAGTGTGATTTGCTTGCGTTTTgccattttcaataaaaaaaaaagacggtcAAGGAAGTAGTCGAAATCTTTTGAATACAGACGATGTTAATATCACAACCTTCGCGTTCTAATGCTCAAGTGTGACTAAATAAGGTCCAAAAAAGatataaactacaaaatattttcaataaaaccgCATCAATGCATGAAAGAAAGTCCCCGGCGGATGAAGTAATAAAACACGTGTTTCGTCAAAATCCAGGAATTTGTTAAAACTCAAGGAATATGCACTAGTAGTCcttttgttttgtgttaaaaaatcacaaaaggtcataaaactttattttattgctattatttaCCGCAGGGAGTCGGcaatcttttgttttgtttgaaatcAGGTGTGCTTCCAAACTTTTGGACGGTAGTGTATGTCGCCTTAGACTTGCACACTCATGTACTCCTGTATTTCTTGCAAGGATCAGGATCAGGGACAACTCACTTTGTGAATGTGGGATCGACGAAGGTACCCCAGAGCATATCTTTTTCTGTTTCCCAAAGAATTATTCTTCTCTCTATGACCTACTTCCTCCATCTATTCCCCGTCCTTGTAATTTCAAATCTATTTTATCATATGTACATACCCcttttattgattgattatatgtttgtatatatgaactaacaacattaaattctaatgtgatgtccatctaataaattaacaatttgtgtttgtgtttgttttaggTAATTCAACAGTGAAAGTCTGCCACTTTAATaccgtataaatatttaacacttgTACTCTCATGACACCAATATTCTTAGCAGAGCATTTACCCTAAACATAAAATCATAGACTCACTCTGACATTGGCACATCCTCACAGAAGCCAttatacaagaagaagaagtacaaaaaaaattatcaatggAGCATTTTTTATAAGACAACAAATCTATATTTCCCTTATGTGAATGGTCAGCAAAAAAGAcgtcacaaataaaatttacaatacaatagGGCCGTGTCTAGAAAAAAACACGGTTCATTAGTATTGTCACAACATTTGTAGTTACTATGATTAAAAAACCTTGCTCCGGTGGCACACTGTAACATCTAAACAAAAGGATTGTACCATTGTTTttcacgaagctctcattgggtaattcTTAGTTTCATCCAATCCCACAAAATTTTCCTGAACTACAATAAACTTTAATGCCAGTgctatagttttatattatatggaaTGGCATTACAAAATGATCAGGCTGAAAatgatattcataatataaaacaaaatctttacATTAAACACTTTATAGAAAAGATtgacatttgtaatattttgtaagcattttttgaccttaacaaaaaaaaagaaaaaaaagaaaacaatataatataacaacttAGTAACAAATCACTTTATGGTATCATTGTTTTAAcaacttattaacaaattatagtttgtgaaaattttaaatacaggTAAAAAGCACAACCTATTTTATCACACATTTTGTTCATTCACTTACACTCATTTACCTCTAAAATATAATGActacatccctatttgccttaaaaaaagatattgaaatgagatattaaaaaagattaattatctgtactctcgatattcgtattttaatagtttttgtgtttaaatgataaattgttatttgtttttagtgaaataaatagtaaatggagttttacaattGTCCGTAAACTAATGTGtttgaaagtgagtgataaatgcggaaaaattGTGAATTACATATTGACAGGGTTTGTTGACTAAATAAGACACTTCCAAAAATATGGGgtatacttaaaaaattcaGCAATACTTACTGAAGTTGAGCAGGACAAAGGTGCAAAACTAGTCTGCGGATTTGATGTATTAGCAAAAGCATTCATCTGCATTTGCGATGCTGGTGGATGTGTGGCTAAAGGGGATACGGGTGGTGCCATTCCACTCACTCCTCCTCCACCTGCATTACTTGGACTTCCTGTCGTTGATAACCTTGAAAATGCTGCCAGCGCATCAGGGAAGTTTGGTGGTGTTGCAGGAGTGTTACATGGTGTCATTAGTTGctgtaatgtaaaaaattaataaaacaaactaaaCTTTACTGTCTAAAATTTGAACTTCTAAATTCATATACCTGATGGTAATGTTGTGCAGCTATACCATTTGCTCCAGAAGGGATTGCAACTTCTTGAAAGAATATTGACAGAGCCGTCTGTAAATTAATATGTTTCTACAGAATTATGATGCAATTACATATATcacacattattaaataaatttatgcttTGTTATACATTAAAGCAAAGTTATAGGATTCAATAAAGTGCAGACTCTGGTATATATTTGGTATGtacaagttttaaatttaatgcttctagtaatatttactaattttaattattaatcttaattttttattctttttaattattttttgttctttatttttaaaaaagatttacatACATAGGATACTAAAGAGatatttatcttattaattttaataaacatttcacactgacacacacacacatgtcaCACAATGACcatcagtaggattttctcctgtgtcgaaTTGTCTATGTTTTCTGAGATTATTGTTTaatctttctttttatttaattgtaagcttcagaaaaatatatatttaaaagtatattgttaaggacacacaaagaaactagcgtcatctagcggcaaccattgaaaccacgcaaagacagagaccgcatgaaactctctactcaatactagatggcgttagaggagcaactgtggaactatatagaagtatagtctcgaaaaccgggtacatgcgcgaactttccagaatggtctgggcctcgtctcggccgatataaatagccgtagcgaggcgaacgagtgcagttcagtttgagcgatcttcgaggcgacttcaagagtgaaaactagtgatcaagagtggtaccagcgaaacctacgacattggctacgactgaggacatcgttagtgcttagtgattgaacctagtgctttgtgttggacctagtgctagtgaataaagtcttgaaaagagtcagcaggtctttctctccaaatccttcgaaccctaacacgtaacaatatatacaatatatgtaacGTATTTATGACAAAAGTAACTCGTTATTTATGagatatcattatttataatcttttattgttattaattttttaatcttgTATATCAACATTCATAATTTATACCTCACTTAGTGTACAAGtagctttttttttgtagtgaAACTAGatgtaacattaaataattcataattatatgttttgaaGAGAGGTGACATTTGTCAAACAGtagaataattatatgttttatatctgCCTACTGTGTAAGAACAATCTGTTATCTCTTAATTTGTTTATTCTTTATCATGGGTCATATAAAAATCAAAGTGAAGAATTAAAGTGGGTAAGtgatatgtttataattaaatgactcacacaaaaaatactatatagacatgaatcaaaataatatatatattactaaatgtaaataaaaaatgtgtgtattttttaatgtattatcttttgaatatttatcaaataacttTACTTATTATGTTATGTTGCTGAAATGATATcacagaaattaaataaataaacaattaacaatttttaaacaacataATCTGCTTAAGACATCTTGTTGTATTACAACATTAGAACAAGTAAACAcacattttattgtatgtactgagtaaaaaaataatgtaaacataaataaaaaagtttgttaaaaaatttcCAATTTGAATACTTTAACTATAAGAATACTGCAAAGGTGAATAACttcaatatttaatatgaaCATTATTTGAAACGTTGCTGGTTAGAAGATGATAGAATGACATGATAGGTAATGCGaaattgtaaaaagtaaatgtatacttatattgttttccatttagtaaataaaattaagtaaagttGTATGTGTCATCAATGTTATTgtcaatttatttacaaaccAGCTTATTTTGTCATTACTATCAATGTACCTGCCTACCTATATGTTCTAGATAAGATCAAGGTAAATGATCGTACAATTGTCCCACTAAAGCAAATTACTCCatgagttaaaatattttggtttACGTATTTGACTCatctactattaaaataaagagaCGTGGTTGCAACAAAATATGACTCGTAGCAGCCATTTCATGATTATAGTGTTtgtttacatgtattttataaatttacctCAAATTGCCAATGTGCAGCCTGAAGTAGCTGCTTAGCTTGTTCTCGTGCACATCCAGCCGCAAGTACAAATTGATTAATCATAACTTGTTCACGCAAAGAATCcattattatattcttctgaTACAGTAAAAATTCACCGGATCAGCAAGAAAAAGTGAGTGTACCAAAGCAAATGAATGTTTATTCACGTTATGAATACGAACGTAATATTATTGTGGCGCTAGTGAGATACAAACACAGTGAGAGTGAAAGAGAAAACATGAGTTTACATAATACCCATCgtcattatttttagtatttagaTTTAGTATGGCGGATCGCGGAtgtccttgttttttttttttcattaaaagcaACACAGTTATTAATCACACAGCCTAATTATGAGTACGGTACATATGTACTATTCGGTTTTAAGCAATAAAAAGAGCGAAAAAATACCCTAAATATAATAGAACAAAATAACAGATAAACATATGTGATCATTTTGAGGATAGCTCACTCTATTCTCTAACAGTGAAAAGGTGGTCAATGTACAATGCAAGTAGTTCGAAAGCAATTTAGACGactataatattaagtatagttAGATACTTCGTTAAtagcttataatttttatgaacagaaaaacaaacaaatggCAACGTTGCAGAATTTTTTTGACAttccgttccagcggggatcgaacccgcatctccGATTGACCGTTGTGCGTGCTTTAGAAAATGTGCTATGGAaagatgtacccgttagatcgaaatttttgatataatgattttatattcgattcTAAGCGACCGCGGCGCTGTCTAAAGTGAGTTCCTTACACAACTCGTAACTATTCCAAGTTTCATAATACAATTACGTTATTTCACATTTACAAAGTTAGACCGATAACTATACTAAGTGACTAATTTTaagtttctttatattttagattagGTATTATGCCTCAAATTTGcctcaaaattatataattttgaggCAAATTTGAGGaccattatttttaaccatgaACGAAACAGGACttcaaaaataagaaaacacaaaacaaatttatttaaaacaaagttcatacaatttttaacgACTAATAGTacctattgataaaaaatatctcTAATGCCTTATTTTTGGCCAGTTTATAAACTAATTTACAGTAAAATCCTATTGATATATTGTTATTCGAATGCTTCATAAAATGTAATACACAATGTTCAAAaccaatacatataaaataatgaatactattataaaataatgaatactaTTTGTCAAATTCTCACAGCATGATATATGTTATTATGACACCGTTTcacaatataacaaaaatataatatccttATTCAAAATTTTAGTAATACTAACTGAAATACAAACAAGGGGTCTGAGTTGTAGTGTGActtttagtaaattataaaagtataaatatgtgtttagaaacttaaaatacaaagttaatgtaaaaatataaagttataaaaatataatccacTCCACTTCTAATATAGTAATctgcgacgccgcgttggcgcaacggttacagccatggattgtacctgttgcgctggcggatgcgggttcgatccccgcacatgacaaacatttgtattggccatacatctgcttgccgtggtctgggtgtttgtgcagttcttgtgggtctccccaccgtgcctcggagagcacgttaagccgtaggtcccggttgttatcatgtacacctgatagcgattgttactcatagtagggaatatatccgccaacccgcattggagcagcgtggtggattaagctctgatccttctcctacatgaggaaagaggcctagtagtagtagtagcccagtagtgggatattacaggctgaagcgttgtaatttgcgtacattatataaattactagcagtgcccgcggcttcgcccgcgttgaaattagtgtgtcacaaagctTTTCcgacaaacttccagtgaaactctcatcaaaatcggcttagccgttccgtaaaccttcctcttgccaatggtggagccctctctccaatggttaaaccgcatgaaaatccgttcagtagattttgagcgaatcgatcacatacacttttaggGACTGTGTTTtgtaatacactaactgttgcccgcgactacgtccgcgtggttatgaagatatgcattactattaagatgtttaacgcattttttttttatttcagtcacttgaaatgcttatcaaactgagtaactttttaaaaggtacaatttagtataatttaatagttatttttataaaacctctctatacaccacatttgtagttttattttcaggctgtttatgttacatacaaactatcaaccccaattaaacccccttagcggtggaatatcgtaaattccgttcttagcggacgtctgctaactataatctacctccctgccaaatttcatctttgtccatcctggatggatggaccatccagcgatttttgagttctcgtgatttgtgagtcagtgacctttctcttttatatatatagattactatgcattatttgaacacctcctcaccgtctatagagcatacattttaaatttcaagtctcttacttcaaaaacataggactttcatacaaacttccaacctccgttttatccccttaggggtcgagtttcgtataATCAGTTTT
Proteins encoded:
- the LOC123660026 gene encoding UBA-like domain-containing protein 2, producing the protein MDSLREQVMINQFVLAAGCAREQAKQLLQAAHWQFETALSIFFQEVAIPSGANGIAAQHYHQQLMTPCNTPATPPNFPDALAAFSRLSTTGSPSNAGGGGVSGMAPPVSPLATHPPASQMQMNAFANTSNPQTSFAPLSCSTSICREHMPR